Proteins from a single region of Megalopta genalis isolate 19385.01 chromosome 3, iyMegGena1_principal, whole genome shotgun sequence:
- the LOC143259049 gene encoding uncharacterized protein LOC143259049 has protein sequence MMKQVAILFAVFCMAYSQRPPYAGSADRSRYPQVLPQYIEEQQAVAMSSLGNRINAVNSDSSITTTTTTRTVPLDLPVDALGDIDLINRIKTWPREKQPFWYLNWMQIQEHRGDTRFQNQREQRMRTSN, from the exons ATG ATGAAGCAAGTTGCAATTTTATTCGCCGTCTTTTGTATGGCATATTCTCAGAGGCCCCCTTACGCCGGCAGTGCTGATCGGAGTCGCTACCCCCAGGTGCTCCCGCAGTACATCGAAGAACAGCAGGCAGTTGCGATGTCGTCGCTGGGAAATCGAATAAACGCGGTTAACAGTGATAGTTCGATCACGACGACCACCACAACCAGGACGGTTCCGCTCGACTTGCCAGTCGATGCACTTGGTGACATTGATCTCATTAACCGGATCAAAACCTGGCCAAGAGAGAAGCAGCCATTTTGGTACTTGAACTGGATGCAAATCCAAGAACATCGTGGTGACACAAGATTCCAAAATCAAAGAGAACAAAGGATGAGGACGAGCAATTAA